One window from the genome of Candidatus Rokuibacteriota bacterium encodes:
- a CDS encoding 4Fe-4S dicluster domain-containing protein codes for MSSRVPLDWRTAIVPRGRVYVIPSRCKECRFCVDFCPKDVLILSHETNAKGYRYPTVAPGKEEACIHCEFCSLVCPEYAIYTVEVPRAEVTA; via the coding sequence ATGAGCAGCCGGGTCCCGCTGGACTGGCGGACGGCGATCGTGCCGCGCGGGCGGGTGTACGTGATCCCGTCCCGGTGCAAGGAGTGCCGTTTCTGCGTCGATTTCTGCCCCAAGGATGTCCTGATCCTTTCCCACGAGACTAACGCGAAGGGCTATCGCTACCCCACCGTGGCTCCTGGCAAGGAGGAAGCGTGCATCCACTGCGAGTTCTGCTCCCTGGTCTGCCCGGAGTACGCCATCTACACGGTCGAGGTGCCCCGGGCTGAGGTTACGGCATGA